A window of Bradyrhizobium diazoefficiens genomic DNA:
CCAGAGGCCTTCGGCCTTCGCCTTCTTCTTGAGGTCTTCCAGGATCGGGATCACTTTCCAGCGCTCCCCACTGTGATCCTGCTGATCGTAGATCGGCACCGCCGGGCGCACATGCTTGGTCATGAAGGACCGCACGCGGTCGAGCCATTCCTTCTGCTTGGGCGACAGATCGAAATCCATGGGACGCTCCTCGTCTTGCTTTGCGAACCTGTTTGCTTCGCGAACCTGTTTTGCGCCGGACTGTCCTCCCGCTGCGCGCAGCCCGCAAGCACGAGCTTACGGATGCTTCGGAACCGGACGTGCGAGTTGCGAACGGGTCCCGATTGCGGATTGACATCTCCGGCCTTCAAACGATAGTTTCATACAACTGTTTGAATTGCAACTCCCTCCTTGGAGGCGTTCATGGCCAGCGATCATACGAGGTCTGCCATTCTCGCCGCCGCCGAACGGCTCTATGCCGATCGCGGCTTCGGCGACGTGACACTGCGCGACATCGTCGCGGAGGCGGGTGTCAATCTGGCGGCGGTGAATTATCATTTCGGCTCGAAGGACGAGCTGATCGCGGAATTATTTGTCACCCGCTCGATCGCGACCAATCGCGAGCGCCTGCGCGAGTTGAAGGCGGCGGAAGAGCAAGGCGGCGGCCGCGCGCCGATCGAGGTAATCTTGCGCGCACTGGTCGGGCCGACCTTGCGCGGCTGTCTCGGCCCCGAGAACCAGCGCTCCACCGCGGCGCGCTTCATGATCCGCGCCTCGATCGAATCCGTGCCGCCGATCCGCCGCATCAAGAACCGTGAGATCGACCATCTGCGCAAATTCGCCGGCGCGA
This region includes:
- a CDS encoding TetR/AcrR family transcriptional regulator codes for the protein MASDHTRSAILAAAERLYADRGFGDVTLRDIVAEAGVNLAAVNYHFGSKDELIAELFVTRSIATNRERLRELKAAEEQGGGRAPIEVILRALVGPTLRGCLGPENQRSTAARFMIRASIESVPPIRRIKNREIDHLRKFAGAMRRALPERSDVDIYWGLNFALAMAHHTIRESERLTKLSEGKCDLDDVDDVVARVVSVATMALTTGRAEAKAPSRVAAR